One window of the Hydrogenispora ethanolica genome contains the following:
- a CDS encoding ABC transporter ATP-binding protein, which translates to MMNHLLEVKDIRTSFFIEGKEIKAVDGVSLYLNPGEIIGIVGESGSGKSVTMLSVLQLVASPGKVIGGEVYLEGIDHNLLQYGAQSPEMRNIRGGKISMIFQEPMTSLNPVLTIGYQIQENIMLHLKLDKEAARKRTVEMLKMVNIPDAEARFGYYPQQFSGGMRQRIMIAMAMSSNPTVLIADEATTALDVTTQAQLLETLRDVAKKTNTAVVLVTHNLGIVARFAERIYVMYSGNVVETSDTKTIFKNPQHPYTRGLLKAIPRLDDAKDRILLPIDGIPLNPADRPQYCPFYSRCQYHKPFCQERPIPKLGEAGPGHEAACWLSQEEKDLRMAELSHETPKSAPSNAIKAELCLEVNNVRKYFPIYAGMMRKKVGDVKAIEGISFTVRKGETLGIVGESGCGKTTLARCIMRVYRPEEGEILFEGRDIAKLNDKQMASYRPKISMIFQDPFSSLDPRQTAGSVVGESLLIHKLVKNQVEYDRRVDELFRIVELDPALKDRMPHEFSGGQRQRIGIARAISCNPSLIICDEPISALDVSIQAQIINLLEDLKAKLGISYLFIAHDLAVVKHISDRILVMYLGRVVELADCLDLYDHPLHPYTQALLSAVPVADPEVEEKRERILLAGEVPSIANRPSGCAFHERCPKATERCFREVPQLKNAGNRHHVACFLYE; encoded by the coding sequence ATGATGAATCATTTGCTGGAAGTTAAAGATATCCGGACCAGTTTTTTTATTGAAGGCAAAGAAATAAAAGCGGTGGACGGCGTCTCCCTGTATCTGAATCCCGGCGAGATCATCGGCATCGTCGGAGAGAGCGGCAGCGGGAAGTCCGTCACCATGCTCAGCGTTTTGCAGCTGGTCGCCTCGCCGGGGAAAGTCATCGGCGGGGAGGTGTATTTGGAAGGCATTGACCATAATTTGCTGCAATACGGTGCGCAAAGTCCTGAAATGCGCAATATCCGCGGTGGCAAGATCAGCATGATCTTTCAGGAGCCCATGACCTCGCTGAATCCCGTCCTGACCATCGGCTATCAAATTCAGGAAAATATTATGTTGCATCTAAAACTCGATAAAGAGGCCGCCCGCAAAAGAACCGTCGAAATGCTCAAAATGGTGAACATTCCCGACGCCGAAGCGCGTTTCGGCTATTACCCGCAGCAGTTTTCCGGCGGAATGCGGCAGCGGATCATGATCGCCATGGCGATGTCTTCCAACCCCACCGTCTTGATTGCGGATGAGGCAACCACGGCGCTCGACGTGACCACTCAAGCGCAACTCTTAGAAACGCTGCGCGATGTCGCCAAAAAAACCAATACCGCCGTCGTACTGGTGACCCATAACTTGGGAATCGTCGCCCGTTTCGCCGAACGCATTTATGTCATGTATTCCGGCAATGTGGTAGAAACCAGCGATACCAAAACCATCTTCAAAAATCCGCAACACCCGTATACCCGGGGACTGCTGAAGGCCATCCCGCGCCTGGACGACGCCAAAGACAGAATCTTATTGCCGATTGACGGCATTCCCTTAAACCCGGCGGACCGGCCGCAGTATTGTCCTTTTTACAGCCGCTGCCAGTATCATAAACCTTTTTGCCAGGAACGGCCCATCCCCAAACTCGGCGAAGCCGGTCCCGGACACGAGGCCGCCTGCTGGCTGTCCCAGGAAGAAAAGGACCTTCGAATGGCCGAGCTGTCCCATGAAACTCCAAAATCGGCGCCATCCAATGCGATCAAAGCAGAATTGTGTCTGGAAGTAAACAATGTCCGGAAATATTTCCCGATTTACGCGGGGATGATGCGGAAAAAAGTAGGTGATGTCAAGGCCATCGAGGGCATCAGTTTTACAGTGCGAAAGGGGGAGACGCTGGGGATTGTAGGCGAAAGCGGCTGTGGTAAAACCACGCTGGCCCGCTGCATTATGCGGGTTTATCGTCCCGAGGAGGGCGAAATCCTCTTTGAGGGGCGGGACATCGCGAAGCTCAACGATAAACAAATGGCATCCTACCGCCCCAAGATATCCATGATCTTTCAGGATCCGTTTTCTTCACTGGATCCGCGACAGACGGCGGGCTCGGTCGTGGGCGAGTCCCTGCTCATCCACAAACTCGTAAAAAACCAAGTGGAGTATGACCGCAGGGTGGATGAGTTATTTCGCATCGTCGAGCTCGATCCGGCGCTGAAAGACCGGATGCCGCACGAATTTTCCGGCGGTCAGCGGCAAAGGATCGGGATCGCCCGGGCGATTTCCTGTAACCCGTCCCTGATTATTTGCGACGAACCCATTTCCGCCCTAGACGTATCCATTCAGGCGCAGATCATCAATTTATTGGAAGATCTGAAAGCAAAACTGGGGATCAGCTATTTATTCATTGCCCACGACTTGGCCGTGGTCAAGCACATCAGCGACCGTATTCTGGTGATGTATCTTGGACGAGTGGTTGAACTGGCTGACTGCCTCGACCTTTATGACCATCCGCTTCATCCCTATACCCAAGCGTTGCTTTCGGCGGTTCCGGTCGCAGACCCCGAGGTGGAGGAGAAACGGGAACGGATCCTACTGGCCGGGGAGGTCCCGAGCATCGCCAACCGGCCGTCCGGATGCGCCTTCCATGAGCGCTGCCCCAAAGCGACGGAGCGTTGCTTTAGGGAGGTTCCCCAGCTAAAAAATGCGGGAAACCGGCATCATGTCGCTTGCTTTTTGTATGAGTGA
- a CDS encoding ABC transporter permease has product MAAPSASLNDMVQEVNRKKQKTMKFMKSLLKRKIVMVGMIGVLFFVCLAVFAPVIAPFDPDEPHFANFLSTPNGTYLLGTDMHGRDVLSRVIYGTRVSLLIGVFAVVIACVIGTFFGMCAAYFGGWVDTVITRLTEALRAIPQVVLAMALTAVFGSGLRNLAIILGISTISDYVRMMRGQVLTIKQSDYIMAGKLQGNSDFRLMIRHILPNSISPIIVMMTQQVGATILAEAGLSFLGLGISAPMASWGSMVSEGRNYLLQNPVYSLVPGVCVALLVISLNLFGDGIRDALDPRLRGES; this is encoded by the coding sequence ATGGCTGCACCGTCGGCAAGCCTGAATGATATGGTTCAGGAAGTGAATCGTAAGAAACAAAAAACAATGAAATTCATGAAAAGCCTCTTGAAACGGAAGATCGTCATGGTCGGCATGATTGGGGTGTTATTCTTTGTATGCTTGGCCGTGTTTGCGCCGGTGATTGCCCCTTTTGATCCGGATGAACCCCATTTTGCCAACTTTCTTTCCACACCTAACGGCACTTATCTGCTGGGCACGGACATGCATGGCCGGGATGTGCTGAGCCGGGTGATCTATGGCACGCGGGTATCATTGCTGATTGGAGTGTTCGCTGTAGTAATTGCGTGCGTTATCGGCACTTTTTTCGGGATGTGCGCGGCGTATTTCGGGGGTTGGGTCGATACCGTGATTACCCGTTTGACAGAGGCTTTGCGCGCTATCCCTCAGGTGGTGTTGGCCATGGCGTTGACAGCGGTATTTGGGAGCGGGCTGCGAAACCTGGCGATTATTTTGGGCATTTCCACCATCTCCGATTATGTGCGGATGATGCGCGGTCAAGTGCTTACCATCAAGCAGTCCGATTATATTATGGCTGGCAAGTTGCAAGGCAATTCCGATTTCCGCCTGATGATACGCCATATTTTGCCCAACAGCATTTCGCCGATTATCGTCATGATGACCCAGCAGGTTGGAGCCACCATCTTGGCTGAAGCCGGATTGAGCTTCTTGGGACTGGGCATCAGCGCCCCGATGGCCTCTTGGGGAAGCATGGTCAGCGAAGGACGAAATTATCTGCTGCAAAATCCCGTCTATTCATTGGTGCCTGGCGTTTGCGTGGCACTCCTGGTAATCTCTTTGAACTTGTTCGGAGACGGTATCCGTGACGCGCTGGATCCAAGGTTACGTGGCGAATCGTAG